A single Anopheles funestus chromosome 2RL, idAnoFuneDA-416_04, whole genome shotgun sequence DNA region contains:
- the LOC125762011 gene encoding uncharacterized protein LOC125762011: protein MEHNIVRLYTNDHVKISGWSERIQQYPYDCPVNKAGQAAYRTFGYTTKHFIPRTSTQAMSDTVWGHFQQRQVAAHNRKMKTHRSEVKLCPYITSYQDDYFDRFPAFRKLMMINALQNGTNKRIPNPLSLN, encoded by the exons ATGGAGCATAACATCGTACGTTTGTATACGAATGATCACGTTAAAATCTCCGGATGGTCAGAACGAATCCAACAGTATCCGTACGATTGTCCCGTGAACAAAGCAGGG CAAGCTGCTTATAGAACATTTGGATACACCACCAAACATTTCATTCCCCGGACCAGTACCCAAGCCATGAGTGATACCGTCTGGGGTCATTTTCAACAACGCCAAGTTGCAGCCCATAATCGTAAGATGAAAACCCACCGGTCTGAGGTTAAATTGTGCCCATACATCACCAGCTACCAGGATGACTATTTCGATCGATTCCCAGCCTTCCGCAAG ttgatgatgataaatgCGCTGCAGAATGGAACGAACAAACGCATCCCGAATCCACTGTCTCTAAATTGA
- the LOC125762002 gene encoding neuroguidin: protein MVQALDEYDIQPDLPQALRLLDEMNNNFQQVSDLVGNMLQRVKTGELSTEYGLNFLEIKYHMLLNYLINLTYVVLRKCSGHRIEKDPSIDRLIEIRTVLEKIRPIDYKLRYQIDKLVKTAVTGSSTSTADPTAFRANPANLMSQMPAPGEEAGAGSTAAGEGDGPDTDEGADSDSSAMVMLKLKRAKEAAKKGGGAARGGSSGGDRDDGAARRSKSDVYVPPKLTSMPYEEDTKADRARKQQERAKKHALGSSLIQDLKDEYLDTPVELSSSSRAQQMLSRREREREEYEETYLTRLPITKADKHRNRKLTTLASLGDELTSFTDISVLNEDYPSTSTGGTGGGKKRKAGKVNKKHGKKRRFR, encoded by the exons GCACTAGACGAGTACGACATTCAGCCGGATCTCCCGCAGGCATTGCGATTGCTGGATGAAATGAACAACAACTTTCAGCAGGTGTCAGATCTGGTGGGCAACATGCTGCAACGGGTGAAAACGGGCGAACTATCGACCGAGTACGGACTAAACTTTCTCGAAATCAAGTACCATATGCTGCTGAACTATCTCATCAATCTGACGTACGTGGTGCTGCGAAAGTGTTCTG GACACCGAATCGAGAAGGATCCATCGATCGACcggttgattgaaatacgaaCCGTGCTGGAAAAGATACGACCCATCGACTACAAACTGCGTTATCAGATCGACAAGCTGGTAAAGACGGCAGTTACGGGCAGCAGTACGAGCACAGCCGATCCTACCGCATTCCGCGCAAACCCGGCCAACCTTATGTCACAGATGCCGGCACCGGGAGAAGAAGCCGGTGCAGGTAGTACGGCAGCTGGGGAAGGTGATGGTCCTGATACAGATGAAGGTGCCGATTCGGACAGTTCCGCCATGGTGATGCTAAAGCTAAAGCGTGCTAAGGAAGCGGCCAAAAAGGGAGGTGGAGCTGCCCGTGGTGGCAGTAGCGGTGGTGACCGTGATGACGGTGCTGCACGACGTAGTAAGTCGGACGTGTACGTGCCACCGAAACTGACATCGATGCCGTATGAAGAAGATACGAAGGCAGATCGGGCACGAAAGCAGCaggaaagagcaaaaaagcaTGCCCTCGGCTCGTCACTGATACAGGATCTGAAGGACGAGTATCTGGACACACCGGTTGAGCTGTCCAGCAGTTCCCGTGCACAGCAAATGCTATCCCGACGTGAGCGCGAACGGGAGGAATATGAGGAGACGTATCTTACGCGCCTTCCGATTACGAAAGCGGATAAACACCGCAACAGGAAGCTAACGACGCTCG CTTCACTGGGCGACGAATTGACCAGCTTCACCGACATAAGTGTGCTCAACGAGGACTATCCTTCAACGTCTACCGGTGGTACAGGAGGTGGCAAAAAACGTAAAGCCggaaaagtgaataaaaagcACGGTAAGAAACGCCGCTTCCGTTAA